The Pontibacter korlensis sequence AGGTACTGGTACAGAAATGCGATGTAACAGATCAGCAGCAGGTGAATGATATGATTACCAACGTGCAGAACGAGTTCAGCCCGATTGATGTGCTCATCAACAATGCAGGCATGATAAACGCTGGTCCAGTGGCTGAAATGACTGTTCAGGAGTTTGAGGAGGTAATGAAAGTACATTTTTGGGGAGCAGTTTATACTACGCTAGCTGTTTTACCAGCTATGAAAGCGCGTGGCGGAGGCCGTATACTTAATGTCTCCTCAATTGGCGGCAAAATAGGGGTGCCGCACCTGGTACCTTACAGTGCCAGTAAGTTTGCTCTGGTTGGTTTGTCAGAGGGGCTAAGGGCCGAGCTAAGTAAGTATGACATTTTCGTTACTACTGCCACACCTGGCTTGATGCAAACCGGCAGCCCGAAGCATGCTATCATTAAAGGGCAGCACAAGAAAGAGTACTCACTGTTCAAGATCATGGACTCTAACCCGTTTACCTCCACTACAGCCGAAGACTCTGCCAGCACCATGTTAAATGCTCTACGGCACGGTGATGCGCAGGTAACGACCACGTTTCTGGCTAACTTAGGTGTGTTGCTGCACAGGTTGTCGCCTGCGTTGATGACTGACGTACTCGCCTTAGTGAATGCTGTGTTGCCAGGAGAAGGCGGTATCGGTAAAGGAAGAGCTACAGGTGCCGAAAGTGAAACGCCGCTGTCAGAGTCGGGCTTAACCGGGCGTACGCAGAAGGCCGCCATCAAAAATAATGAGTAATAATTCTTAGACTTGTATGCTGTGTAGCAACCTACGCTTGCTAAGTGCACAGACTATATCTTCACCCTGACGCCTGAAAAGGTCATACTTATGAACATCAAAAACAGAGAGAAAGCCTACGACGGCTACTTTAAGATCTATAAACTAACTGTTGAGCAAGAGGGCCACACTTTTACCCGTGAGCAGTTTGACCGTGGCGATGCCGTGGCAGCATTGGTATTTGATACAGATAAGCAGCAGTACATTCTTACCAGGCAATTTCGTGTAGGTTCAGAGTCCGAACTAGTTGAGGTAGTGGCTGGCATGGTAGACAAGGGCGAGCAGCCCGAGGAAAGTATAAAACGTGAGATTGAGGAGGAAACAGGCTACCATGTAGATAAGCTGGAACACCTGCACACTTTCTATTCGTCGCCGGGAGGAACCACTGAGCGGGTAATGCTATACTACGCGGAGGTAACGAAGCAAAATGGAGCCGGTGGTGGCAATGAACACGAGCATGAGTTTATAGAAATTGTGCATTTGACACCTGCTGAACTGGATGCCCTTGAAACACCTGATGCTAAAACCATTATAGCGCAGCAGTGGGCAAAGCTCAACCGGAGGTAATCTGAGAACATAGCTTAGCTACCAATTTTTCTCTCACAGAGAAGTAAGAACGCTAACATATTCTCTGGAAGTAGCAAAACCCAATACTTCCAAAGTACGAATGCCTTTAACATCCTAAAAAGATTTCCGATTGATAGCAAAATATCAACTAGTAAATAGCTATATTCAAGAAGTAAAACAGGCTAAACAACATGAAGGAAATCAGAAAGGAAGACATCAAACAAGAAGTGTTTGATCTTTACGATGACTATGCTCATAACCGAGTAAGCAGGCGTGAGTTCGTGCAAAAGCTATCGGCTTATGCCGTAGGAGGGCTTACCATGGCATCACTGATGAGCTTTCTTATGCCCGATTACCAAGGTGCTGTTCAGGTCAAAGCTGATGACCCACGTATAAAATCTCAGTACATCAACTACCAGTCTCCAAAGGGAGGCGGAACGATAAAGGCTTTGCTGTCCATGCCTGCAGATGCAGAAAAGAATCTAGGTGGCATAGTGGTTGTGCATGAGAACCGGGGATTGAACCCGCACATAGAAGATGTTGCCAGAAGAGCTGCTCTCGCTGGATTCATTTCGCTTGCCCCTGATGCTTTAACGCCTTTAGGTGGCTACCCGGGCAACGACGATGACGGGCGCGCACTGCAAAGCAAACGCGACAGAGAGGAGATGCTAGAGGATTTTATAGCGGCTTACGATTACCTGAAAGCTCATAAAAACTGTAATGGCAAAGTAGGTGTGGTAGGTTTTTGCTTTGGAGGTTGGATCTCTAACATGATGGCCGTACGCATTCCGGATTTGAAAGCAGCCGTGCCCTTTTATGGCGGGCAGCCGGCGAGCGAAGACGTTCCCAACATAAATGCACCTTTGCTCCTGCACTTTGCAGAATTAGATACGCGTGTTAATGAGGGTTGGCCAGCCTACGAAGAAGCGCTAAAGGAGCACAATAAAGAGTACACAGCCTTTATGTATGAAGGTACCAATCATGGCTTTCACAACGATACCACGCCTCGGTATGATAAGGTTGCGGCAGAGCTTGCCTGGAAACGCACCATTGATTTCTTCAACAAGAAGTTGAAGTAAACTCGGGAAGAGCTTGATACTTGGGTTAAGGTGTGACTGCCCCTAGCGTTTAAGGGCGATAAAGATTATCACCCTATTCCGCTACATTGCGGAACATGTCTTTTGTGTCGGCGGCACCTTCCAGTGTCAGGTATTCTGCTTGCAGGGTGCGGATTTTAAGGTTATCTGCTGTGCTGATCTGCTCCTCTAGCTGGCGGCGGCGCTGGTTTAGCTGTCCGTATACATGGTCAACATAATCCCATTCGTTCTGAGACCAGTTTTGGCGCTTTGTGCGTACAGTGCCCATAAATGTAAGGTATGCCTCGCGCAGTTGAGATGCCTGTAGCTGATCAAGATTATCGTATTCGCGCAGTAACTGCTCCTGCCACTCAGCTATCTTATTCGCATCGAGCGGTTGCTGCATTCGGCGCTCCTGGCGCTCTTCCCATTGCTTATACCGGCCCTGCAGGTCGCGAAACTCTTGCTTAGATTTAGTAGAAAGGCTGTCGAAGCGATTTTCCAATTGGGCATTGCGGCGGCGAAGCTCTTCTTTAACTTCAGGCCATTCTCGCCTTATGGCCGTATCGCCCTTCTCTGCCTGTCTGTTTAACCAGCCTCTGAATTCCTCTAACTCCTGCTCAGCAGTCTGTCCGGAGCGTACTACTTTGGCAGTGTCATCGTCAGCGGTGTTCACCACAACTTCTCTGCTGTCTTCTACCTCCCGGCGACCGTCACAGCTCCAGATAGTAGTTAGAAGACACAGTACGAAAGTATATTGCAGTGTATGGCGGTGCTTATTCATCAGCATGTTTCTACGGACTTAGTTTGTGCTAACTACTACGAAACTTACTGCGTCGGGATACCATTGGGACCTGCAATGAAAGATTTGTTTAGCCGTATACCGTCTCCGTAAGTAAAATGCTTGTTAACGGTTACTGCCAAGCGGCCACGAGCAGGTATTCTGCCGAAAATTAGCTCTGCAGCAGCAGCCTGCGCATGAAAGTAGCCCTGATATGCGAGCAGCAGCGCCTGGCTTTCCTCAATCTCTGGAAACTGGTTTAGAGTATAAGCATTGTTGAAAAGTGTGATAACCGCCTTATTAGATTTTGCTAGCTGCTGCACTAACCTGGCAGCCTCTTCGGAGTAGCCTAAGCTGTTGCTTGGCCGGATAGACGGGCCATAAAGCGCTACCAGCACCACATCATACTTTTTCAGTTTCTTCCAGAGTTTCTTGGCTTCCTTACTGTTTGCCTTGCGTGAGATGTAGAAGTCGTCGGTTTCTTCTGTTAATTGCTTTACTTGCCGTTGAAATGCAGTAACCCGGGTGGCACCAATAGAAACAGTGGCAATAGACATGCGCTTGGTCGGGCGCAGCGGAAGCATTCTCTTTTTGTTGTTAAGTAAAGTTATGGCACCCTCTGCAATGCGCTTATTTATAAGGTCTGCCATTGGAGGGTTCAGGTCCTCGTAAAGATTTTCGAGAGGTATAGGCTTATACTTATCCAGCCCCAGCCACTGCTTGGCAGCCAGAACCCGCTTACATCGCCTGTCAATCTCCTCCTGCGTCAGGTCGCCGTTTTCAATAGCTTCTTTTATTGCATTGATAGCTTTAGGTACGCTATTGAGTCGTTCCAGCACATCATTGCCTGCTATCAGGGCTCGTGCCTCAGCCTCACCGGGTTCAAAGTATTTCGTTACCCCTTTCATTACCATGGCATCTGTAAAAATCAAACCTTTATAGTTGAGCTGCTTTTTCAGCAAACCTGTAACGATGGGCTCAGAAAGGGTAGAAGGTACATTAGGCGTAGGGTCTAGCTGCGGAATATGCATATGGGCCACCATCATTCCTCCTAGGCCCTGGTTTATCAACTCCTGGAAAGGATACAACTCCAAAGTGTCGAGGCGATGCCGTTGGAAAGGTATCACAGGCAGGTCGTAATGGGAATCTACATCTGTATCACCGTGGCCCGGAAAGTGCTTTGCTACTGCCAATATGCCGCCATCCTGCATACCACGCATGTAAGCCATGCTTTTGGCAGCCACATCATACTTGTTCTCGCCAAAAGAACGGTAGCCTATGATAGGGTTGTTAGGGTTATTATTGATATCGGCCACTGGTGCAAAATTGATATGCATGCCCAGCCGTTTAAACTCCTGTGCTACCTCTACACCCATACGGTAGATAAGGGTATCCTCCGAAAGTGCTCCCAACATCTGCTGCGAGGGGTATTCTACCGTAGAATCTAAGCGCATGCCTACGCCTGTCTCAGCATCCATAGATATCCAGAGTGGTACTTTAGAAGCTGCCTGGTACTCATTTGTAAGCTCGGCCTGGCGTGTAGGGGTACCCTGAAAAAAGATGATGCCGCCAACCTTGTACTGCTTTATAAGGCGCATCACATCTGCCTCATACTTGGGACCTTTATTTGAGAAAGCTTCAATAATAATGAGCTGCGCAATCCGCTCCTCCGGGGTAAGGGTGTTAAACAAAGAGTCAACCCAATAGGAAGAGCTATCTTCGAGGGCAGCGATGATAGAGGAAGGCCGGTCATAAGACACGCGCTCTACCGGGTAGAACTGCCGCTGCTGCTCACTGTAACTTTGCCGCTGTGCATCCGAGCCTTCACAGGCCCATAATGCTATAACCAGCAGTGGGAGAAGCCAGAAATTGAAGAGCTTCCGAAAATTTGCAAGATGTGTAATCCGTTGCATGTTAGTTCTATAACGCACCGCTTTACCCTTTCTTGCCCTGGCTGGTGCCTCCAAGGAGGTGCTATAGGCCGACGCGTGTGGCCCTTTCAGCGGTTCTTTACGTTAAAATGTGCCTATCAGATAATGGATTTTGATCCTGTTTTTGTTCATTTTGGCTTACCTTTAAAGAAACACATACTCGTTTATGTCGATTTTCACCCCTAGAAACCATGTGAATACCTTAGCCGATGACGCTCCACATTTTGGCTATAGCTTTTTGCCTGGCCTTTTGTTTGTAGCGCTCATGTGGCTGGTTAGCCTGCTTAGCTACCTAACAGGTGCCGATCTGGGATTTCTGGGTATCATGCCCCGTAGTTTCTTAGGTCTGGTAGGGGTGTTTTTCGGGCCGCTTATACATGGAGGCCTGCTGCACTTACTCTCCAACACCTTCCCGCTGGTCTTGTTATCTGGGCTTATACTTTATATGCACCGGAAAGTGGCCTTACGAGTTATTGTGCTGGTGTATGTGCTGAGCGGGGTGCTTACCTGGCTTATTGGCCGACAGGCTTACCACATTGGGGCAAGCGGTGTGGTATATGGTTTAGCTGGCTTCCTGCTCTTTAACGGATTCTTAAGGCAAAACCGTGGTGCTATGGCCGTGTCTTTGGCCGTGCTGTTTCTGTACAGTGGCTTGTTCTACGGCCTTTTTCCGGGAGAAGAGCGTGTGTCGTGGGAGGGGCATGTGGCAGGGCTGGTGAGTGGTTTAGTGGCTGCCATAGCCTATGGTGACGGCAATGCCACAGACGATAGAGTGAAGCCTATAGAGCCAGATGTAGTGCAGCGGCATGTAAGCAGTACAGTAGGGCCACATTACCGGCACATGCTCATCAGTTACAGCGTGCAGCCAGACAGCCCTGAAACCAGGTACACTTATACTTTTGATGCCAAGACCATCTCAGCTAAAATGCCAACTCAGGTAGCGGTGACTTCGTCTAAAGAAATGACAAAGTCACGCGCAAAATATGAGTGATCATAATAAGAATATACAACAACACCATCAAGGGGTAAAGGATAAGCATCATCCTGAAAACTCGCACTCTAAGCAGCACAACGCTGACCATCAGCAAGAGGAAGATGTGAAGCAGAGTAAGTGGCCTTTATTTGTAACAGCCATACTTATTGCTGCTTTGGTAGGTTCATACTTTGTATTTCCTGGCTTTCAGGAGGAAGTGAACAAGGGCTGGCAAGTGCTTACAAGTGGCGAAGAAAAACGCATCTCGCAATGGGTTAGCCAGTTTGGATTCTGGGGACCTTTTTTTATTGTGATAGCTATGGTCGCCCAGATGTTTCTGCTCGTGATAAACGTGGTGGCGCTGATGCTGGTAGCCATTATCGCTTATGGGCCTTTTTGGGGCTCAGTAATTGCGGTAAGCGCAGTGGCAGTAGCCTCTACCATTGGTTACTGGATAGGGCGCAGTATAGGCGAAGCCGGTGTAAGTAAGTTAATCGGTCAGAAGTCGGAGCAGAAGGTTGCCGGCTTTATGGATCATTATGGTGTTTGGGCTGTTATCATTGCACGTATATCTCCTTTCCTGTCTAACGATGCCGTCAGCTTTGTGGCAGGTCTGGCAGGCATGGGTTACTTCAGGTTTATAGGGGCAACGCTAACTGGCATTATACCGCTTACCATACTACTTGCCTGGCTGGGAGAGAACAACGAGCGTCTCAAGAACGGACTTATCTGGGTATCCGCTGTCAGCTTGGCAATATTCATTGGCTACGTCAGCTATCAAAAGTACATCAAGAAAAAGTAGACTATACCTATAGTCACAGGTTTGTATTTAGGCAGAATATTGGTTTATTTAAATGTTCTAACACAATATCTGACCTGATGAATAAGAAGACCTTACTTACGCTACTTTTGGGCGTAAGCTGCACCTTTGCTTTTGCGCAACAGCAAGAGGTATATTTTGCCACCAACCCAAGTATAACTCCCAACGCAGAGAACATAATTTTTAGCTACGAAGGCGACATTTGGCAAGTATCGGTCAACGGTGGTACAGCCGCTCGCCTTACAGGTATGGAGGGTAACGAAACGCGCCCAAAAGTATCGCCAGACGGTAAATGGATTGCTTTTACAGCCACACAGTATGGCAACCAGGATGTGTACGTAATGCCAGTCGGTGGCGGCGAAATAAAGCAGCTTACCTTTCACGAAGGTGCTGATGAGGTGGAATCCTGGAGCTGGGACTCTAATACTATTTACTTTACCTCAGACCGATACAATCGCTATGCGTCTTATAAAGTTAGTCGTGAGGGAGGTACGCCACACCGTATGTTCCCGCATTACTTCCAGACGGTGCACAATGTGGCCGAACACCCAACTAGTGGCGAAATCTTCTTTGATGAGAGCTGG is a genomic window containing:
- a CDS encoding SDR family NAD(P)-dependent oxidoreductase, producing the protein MKTDNRNTLFWLAAGAGALIAARAISRKLTAYDFNGKTVLITGGSRGLGLVMARQLAKEGARLVLCARDENELENARMELAGNGAEVLVQKCDVTDQQQVNDMITNVQNEFSPIDVLINNAGMINAGPVAEMTVQEFEEVMKVHFWGAVYTTLAVLPAMKARGGGRILNVSSIGGKIGVPHLVPYSASKFALVGLSEGLRAELSKYDIFVTTATPGLMQTGSPKHAIIKGQHKKEYSLFKIMDSNPFTSTTAEDSASTMLNALRHGDAQVTTTFLANLGVLLHRLSPALMTDVLALVNAVLPGEGGIGKGRATGAESETPLSESGLTGRTQKAAIKNNE
- a CDS encoding NUDIX domain-containing protein produces the protein MNIKNREKAYDGYFKIYKLTVEQEGHTFTREQFDRGDAVAALVFDTDKQQYILTRQFRVGSESELVEVVAGMVDKGEQPEESIKREIEEETGYHVDKLEHLHTFYSSPGGTTERVMLYYAEVTKQNGAGGGNEHEHEFIEIVHLTPAELDALETPDAKTIIAQQWAKLNRR
- a CDS encoding dienelactone hydrolase family protein: MKEIRKEDIKQEVFDLYDDYAHNRVSRREFVQKLSAYAVGGLTMASLMSFLMPDYQGAVQVKADDPRIKSQYINYQSPKGGGTIKALLSMPADAEKNLGGIVVVHENRGLNPHIEDVARRAALAGFISLAPDALTPLGGYPGNDDDGRALQSKRDREEMLEDFIAAYDYLKAHKNCNGKVGVVGFCFGGWISNMMAVRIPDLKAAVPFYGGQPASEDVPNINAPLLLHFAELDTRVNEGWPAYEEALKEHNKEYTAFMYEGTNHGFHNDTTPRYDKVAAELAWKRTIDFFNKKLK
- a CDS encoding glycoside hydrolase family 3 protein, giving the protein MQRITHLANFRKLFNFWLLPLLVIALWACEGSDAQRQSYSEQQRQFYPVERVSYDRPSSIIAALEDSSSYWVDSLFNTLTPEERIAQLIIIEAFSNKGPKYEADVMRLIKQYKVGGIIFFQGTPTRQAELTNEYQAASKVPLWISMDAETGVGMRLDSTVEYPSQQMLGALSEDTLIYRMGVEVAQEFKRLGMHINFAPVADINNNPNNPIIGYRSFGENKYDVAAKSMAYMRGMQDGGILAVAKHFPGHGDTDVDSHYDLPVIPFQRHRLDTLELYPFQELINQGLGGMMVAHMHIPQLDPTPNVPSTLSEPIVTGLLKKQLNYKGLIFTDAMVMKGVTKYFEPGEAEARALIAGNDVLERLNSVPKAINAIKEAIENGDLTQEEIDRRCKRVLAAKQWLGLDKYKPIPLENLYEDLNPPMADLINKRIAEGAITLLNNKKRMLPLRPTKRMSIATVSIGATRVTAFQRQVKQLTEETDDFYISRKANSKEAKKLWKKLKKYDVVLVALYGPSIRPSNSLGYSEEAARLVQQLAKSNKAVITLFNNAYTLNQFPEIEESQALLLAYQGYFHAQAAAAELIFGRIPARGRLAVTVNKHFTYGDGIRLNKSFIAGPNGIPTQ
- a CDS encoding rhomboid family intramembrane serine protease yields the protein MSIFTPRNHVNTLADDAPHFGYSFLPGLLFVALMWLVSLLSYLTGADLGFLGIMPRSFLGLVGVFFGPLIHGGLLHLLSNTFPLVLLSGLILYMHRKVALRVIVLVYVLSGVLTWLIGRQAYHIGASGVVYGLAGFLLFNGFLRQNRGAMAVSLAVLFLYSGLFYGLFPGEERVSWEGHVAGLVSGLVAAIAYGDGNATDDRVKPIEPDVVQRHVSSTVGPHYRHMLISYSVQPDSPETRYTYTFDAKTISAKMPTQVAVTSSKEMTKSRAKYE
- a CDS encoding TVP38/TMEM64 family protein, which encodes MSDHNKNIQQHHQGVKDKHHPENSHSKQHNADHQQEEDVKQSKWPLFVTAILIAALVGSYFVFPGFQEEVNKGWQVLTSGEEKRISQWVSQFGFWGPFFIVIAMVAQMFLLVINVVALMLVAIIAYGPFWGSVIAVSAVAVASTIGYWIGRSIGEAGVSKLIGQKSEQKVAGFMDHYGVWAVIIARISPFLSNDAVSFVAGLAGMGYFRFIGATLTGIIPLTILLAWLGENNERLKNGLIWVSAVSLAIFIGYVSYQKYIKKK